A section of the Plutella xylostella chromosome 18, ilPluXylo3.1, whole genome shotgun sequence genome encodes:
- the LOC105398700 gene encoding probable 4-coumarate--CoA ligase 1 isoform X1 has protein sequence MSHMKVLRGNLARQILSVSKRGKKQKCASLQFSDRSFATQTAPASTPKSLASPWGEIQVGNETLTEHVFKDISMWGDKPSVTCGTSGRSYDYMMMRMMIERCAGALLGALKLQPGDKLGLILPNLPEFVVLIHGAMRAGLVVTFANPLYTEDEVKRQFVDCGVKAIATIEMFMPVATAVGKALKDYKGTIWVGGEDDKNEGVFGLKSLLVADHQADFPDVSADDVCLIPYSSGTTGMPKGVMLTHKNLVSNLKQMMMPKMMKYEGAPGKGDVVLTVPPFFHIYGFNGILNYNLTLGYHVVTMPRFTAEDYIKCLVEYKPTTLFVVPALLAFLATHPTVKKEHLLSVETIMVGAAPTTDSMLEKFLLKCEKTKDEIRLLQGYGMTESSPVTLMTPYVYPYNKVGSVGQLVPSTSARVLSLTTREMLGPHKSGELLLKGPQIMKGYWNNEKATKETVDEDGWLHTGDVAYYDDEHYFYIVDRTKELIKVKGNQVSPTEIESIIMEKPEVADVAVVGVPHPLAGEVPKAFVVLKPNHKLTEKDITDLVEQKLAKYKHLEGGVVFLETIPRNAAGKILRNELKVLGSSGKRK, from the exons ATGTCACACATGAAAGTTTTACGCGGGAACCTCGCGCGGCAAATTCTTAGCGTTTCTAAACGAGGCAAGAAGCAGAAATGTGCAAGTTTACAGTTTTCGGACAGAAGTTTCGCGACGCAGACCGCGCCGGCCTCGACCCCCAAGAGTCTGGCGTCCCCTTGGGGGGAGATCCAAGTGGGGAACGAGACACTCACTGAACATGTGTTTAAGGATATATCGATGTGGGGCGACAAGCCCTCGGTG ACATGCGGCACCAGCGGCCGCTCCTACGACTACATGATGATGCGCATGATGATCGAGCGCTGCGCCGGCGCGTTGCTCGGAGCTCTGAAGCTGCAGCCGGGGGACAAGCTCGGGCTCATCCTGCCCAACCTGCCCGAGTTCGTGGTGCTCATCCACGGCGCCATGCGCGCCGGGCTGGTGGTCACGTTCGCCAACCCACTATATActgaag ACGAAGTGAAGCGTCAGTTCGTGGACTGCGGAGTGAAGGCCATCGCCACCATCGAGATGTTCATGCCGGTGGCCACCGCCGTCGGGAAGGCGCTCAAGGACTACAAGGGCACCATCTGGGTGGGCGGCGAGGATGATAAGAATGAAG GAGTATTCGGCCTGAAGTCCCTGCTGGTGGCGGACCACCAGGCTGACTTCCCTGACGTGAGTGCCGACGACGTCTGCCTGATCCCCTACTCCAGCGGGACCACTGGCATGCCCAAGGGGGTGATGTTGACGCACAAGAACCTGGTGTCGAATCTGAAGCAGATGATGATGCCCAAGATGATGAAATATGAGGGCGCTCCCG gCAAAGGAGATGTGGTACTGACAGTACCACCGTTCTTCCACATATACGGTTTCAACGGAATCCTGAACTACAACCTCACTTTAGGATATCATGTCGTCACTATGCCAAG GTTCACGGCAGAAGACTACATAAAGTGCCTAGTTGAGTACAAACCGACCACCCTCTTCGTGGTACCAGCTCTACTAGCCTTCCTCGCCACCCATCCGACTGTGAAGAAAGAACACTTGCTGTCTGTGGAGACAATCATGGTGGGAGCTGCCCCGACCACGGATAGTATGCTCGAGAAGTTCTTGCTTAAGTGTGAGAAGACTAAGGACGAGATTCGACTGTTGCAAG GCTACGGCATGACAGAAAGCTCGCCCGTCACCCTGATGACTCCCTACGTATACCCTTACAACAAGGTGGGGTCGGTGGGCCAGCTGGTGCCGAGCACGTCCGCGCGCGTGCTCTCGCTCACCACGAGGGAGATGCTGGGGCCGCACAAGAGCGGGGAGCTGCTGCTGAAGGGACCGCAG ATAATGAAAGGCTACTGGAACAACGAGAAGGCTACCAAGGAGACGGTGGACGAGGACGGCTGGCTGCACACCGGCGACGTGGCGTATTACGACGACGAACACTACTTCTACATCGTGGACCGGACTAAGGAACTCATCAAGGTCAAGGGGAACCAG GTATCGCCAACGGAAATCGAGAGCATTATCATGGAGAAGCCAGAAGTGGCCGACGTGGCGGTGGTGGGCGTCCCGCACCCGCTGGCCGGGGAGGTGCCCAAGGCATTCGTCGTCTTGAAGCCGAACCACAAACTCACCGAGAAAGATATCACGGACCTAGTGGAACAGAAGCTAGCCAAGTACAAACACCTCGAAGGTGGTGTTGTATTCCTAGAAACTATCCCTAGAAATGCTGCTGGAAAGATCCTCAGGAATGAACTCAAAGTCTTAGGATCTTCTGGCAAGCGCAAGTAA
- the LOC105397193 gene encoding alpha-actinin, sarcomeric isoform X2, with amino-acid sequence MMDNGVNHYDGQYGDQAYMEQEEEWEREGLLDPAWEKQQKKTFTAWCNSHLRKAGTGIENIDDDFRNGLKLMLLLEVISGETLPKPDRGKMRFHKIANVNKALDFIASKGVKLVSIGAEEIVDGNLKMTLGMIWTIILRFAIQDISVEEMTAKEGLLLWCQRKTAPYKNVNVQNFHLSFKDGLAFCALIHRHRPDLIDYSKLSKDNPLENLNTAFDVAEKYLDIPRMLDPDDLQNTALPDERAVMTYVSSYYHCFSGAQKAETAANRICKVLKVNQENERLMEEYERLASDLLEWIRRTMPWLNSRQTDNSLAGCQKKLEDYRTYRRKHKPPRVEQKAKLETNFNTLQTKLRLSNRPAYMPTEGKMVSDIAGSWKGLEIAEKAFEEWLLSEMMRLERLEYLAQKFKHKADIHEDWTRGKEEMLQSQDFRQCKLNDIKALKKKHEAFESDLAAHQDRVEQIAAIAQELNTLEYHEVASVNARCQRICSQWDRLGALTQRRRQALDDAERVLEQIDLLHLEFAKRAAPFNNWLDGTREDLVDMFIVHTIEEISGLMDAHARFKATLGEADKEYQAIVNLVHQVESIVKQHQIPGGLENPYTTLTAHELNRKWSDVRQLVPQRDGTLAAELRKQQNNENLRRQFAEKANAVGPWIERQMDAVTAIGMGLQGSLEDQLQRLKEYEAGVYAYKPHIEELERIHQAVQEGMIFENRYSQYTMETLRVGWEQLLTSINRTINEVENQILTRDSKGITQEQLTEFRSSFNHFDKNRTGRLAPEELKSCLVSVGYSIGKDRQGELDFQRILAVVDPNNTGYVSFDSFLDFMTRESTDTDTAEQVIDSFRILAGDKPYITAEELRRELPPDQAEYCVVRMPPYRGPGAPPGALDYMAFSTALYGETDL; translated from the exons ACCTTCACAGCATGGTGCAACAGCCACCTGCGCAAGGCCGGCACCGGCATCGAGAACATCGACGACGACTTCCGCAACGGTCTCAAGCTGATGCTGCTGCTCGAGGTCATCTCCGGGGAGACGCTGCCCAAGCCCGACCGCGGCAAGATGCGCTTCCACAAGATCGCCAACGTCAACAAGGCTCTCGACTTCATCGCCTCTAAAG GCGTGAAGCTGGTGTCCATTGGTGCCGAAGAAATCGTCGACGGTAACCTGAAGATGACCCTCGGTATGATCTGGACCATCATCCTGAGGTTCGCCATCCAGGACATCTCGGTTGAGGAAATGACCGCTAAG GAAGGTCTCCTCCTCTGGTGCCAGCGCAAGACCGCGCCCTACAAGAACGTGAACGTGCAGAACTTCCACCTGTCGTTCAAGGACGGACTCGCGTTCTGCGCGCTGATCCACCGCCACCGGCCCGACCTCATCGACTACAGCAAGCTCTCCAAGGACAACCCTCTGGAGAACCTCAACACCGCCTTCGATGTCGCCGAGAAGTACCTCGACATCCCCCGCATGTTGGACCCCGACG ATCTCCAGAACACGGCGCTTCCGGACGAGCGAGCGGTCATGACCTACGTCTCCTCGTACTACCATTGCTTCTCCGGAGCCCAGAAG GCTGAGACGGCCGCGAACCGTATCTGCAAAGTTCTCAAAGTCAACCAGGAGAACGAACGACTCATGGAGGAATACGAACGTCTTGCCAGCGAT cTTTTGGAATGGATCCGGCGCACAATGCCGTGGCTGAACAGCCGTCAGACCGACAACTCGCTTGCCGGATGCCAGAAGAAGCTGGAAGATTACCGTACTTACAG GCGTAAACACAAGCCACCACGTGTTGAGCAGAAAGCCAAGTTGGAGACCAACTTCAACACCCTGCAAACCAAGTTGCGCCTGAGCAACCGCCCCGCTTACATGCCAACTGAGGGCAAGATGGTTTCT GACATCGCCGGATCATGGAAGGGTCTGGAAATCGCCGAAAAGGCATTCGAGGAATGGCTACTCAGCGAGATGATGCGCCTTGAGCGTCTCGAGTACTTGGCCCAGAAGTTCAAGCACAAAGCCGACATCCACGAGGACTGGACCAGAG GCAAGGAGGAGATGCTGCAATCGCAGGACTTCCGCCAGTGCAAGCTGAACGACATCAAGGCGCTGAAGAAGAAGCACGAGGCGTTCGAGTCGGACCTGGCCGCACACCAGGACCGCGTCGAGCAGATCGCCGCCATTGCTCAGGAACTCAA CACCCTGGAATACCACGAGGTGGCGAGCGTGAACGCGCGCTGCCAGCGCATCTGCTCCCAATGGGACCGCCTGGGAGCGCTCACTCAGCGCCGGCGCCAGGCGTTGGACGACGCCGAGCGAGTGCTCGAGCAGATCGACCTGCTGCATCTGGAGTTCGCCAAGCGCGCTGCGCCTTTCAACAACTG GTTGGATGGAACCCGCGAGGACTTGGTGGACATGTTCATCGTCCACACCATCGAAGAGATCTCCGGGCTCATGGACGCCCACGCTCGCTTCAAGGCCACCCTCGGAGAAGCTGACAAGGAATACCAG GCGATCGTCAACTTGGTACACCAGGTAGAATCCATCGTCAAGCAGCACCAGATCCCTGGTGGTTTGGAGAACCCCTACACCACCCTCACTGCTCAC GAGCTGAACCGCAAATGGTCGGACGTGAGACAGCTGGTGCCGCAGCGCGACGGCACGCTGGCCGCCGAGCTCCGCAAACAGCAGAACAACGAGAACTTGCGGAGACAGTTCGCCGAGAAGGCCAACGCCGTTGGGCCCTGGATCGAGAGGCAGATGGACGCCGTCACCGCTATTGGCATGGGACTGCAG GGTTCCTTGGAGGACCAGCTGCAGCGGCTGAAGGAGTACGAGGCGGGCGTGTACGCGTACAAGCCGCACATCGAGGAGCTCGAGCGCATCCACCAGGCCGTGCAGGAGGGCATGATCTTCGAGAACAG GTACTCACAATACACAATGGAGACGCTCCGCGTCGGCTGGGAGCAGCTGCTGACGTCCATCAACCGCACCATCAACGAGGTGGAGAACCAGATCCTGACCAGAGACTCGAAGGGCATCACGCAGGAACAGCTGACCGAGTTCCGCTCGTCGTTCAACCACTTCGACAAGAACCGCACCG GCCGTCTGGCTCCCGAGGAACTCAAATCGTGCTTAGTCTCAGTCGGCTACAGCATCGGCAAGGACAGGCAAGGAGAGCTCGACTTCCAGCGCATCCTAGCCGTCGTCGACCCCAACAACACTG GCTACGTGTCATTCGACTCATTCTTGGACTTCATGACGAGGGAATCCACCGACACAGACACCGCTGAACAGGTCATCGACAGCTTCAGGATCTTAGCTGGAGACAAG CCCTACATCACGGCGGAGGAGCTCCGTCGCGAGCTGCCCCCGGACCAGGCGGAGTACTGCGTGGTGCGCATGCCGCCGTACCGCGGGCCTGGGGCGCCGCCCGGCGCGCTCGACTACATGGCCTTCTCTACCGCGCTGTATGGGGAGACCGACCTTTAG
- the LOC105397193 gene encoding alpha-actinin, sarcomeric isoform X1: MMDNGVNHYDGQYGDQAYMEQEEEWEREGLLDPAWEKQQKKTFTAWCNSHLRKAGTGIENIDDDFRNGLKLMLLLEVISGETLPKPDRGKMRFHKIANVNKALDFIASKGVKLVSIGAEEIVDGNLKMTLGMIWTIILRFAIQDISVEEMTAKEGLLLWCQRKTAPYKNVNVQNFHLSFKDGLAFCALIHRHRPDLIDYSKLSKDNPLENLNTAFDVAEKYLDIPRMLDPDDLINTPKPDERAIMTYVSCYYHAFQGAQQAETAANRICKVLKVNQENERLMEEYERLASDLLEWIRRTMPWLNSRQTDNSLAGCQKKLEDYRTYRRKHKPPRVEQKAKLETNFNTLQTKLRLSNRPAYMPTEGKMVSDIAGSWKGLEIAEKAFEEWLLSEMMRLERLEYLAQKFKHKADIHEDWTRGKEEMLQSQDFRQCKLNDIKALKKKHEAFESDLAAHQDRVEQIAAIAQELNTLEYHEVASVNARCQRICSQWDRLGALTQRRRQALDDAERVLEQIDLLHLEFAKRAAPFNNWLDGTREDLVDMFIVHTIEEISGLMDAHARFKATLGEADKEYQAIVNLVHQVESIVKQHQIPGGLENPYTTLTAHELNRKWSDVRQLVPQRDGTLAAELRKQQNNENLRRQFAEKANAVGPWIERQMDAVTAIGMGLQGSLEDQLQRLKEYEAGVYAYKPHIEELERIHQAVQEGMIFENRYSQYTMETLRVGWEQLLTSINRTINEVENQILTRDSKGITQEQLTEFRSSFNHFDKNRTGRLAPEELKSCLVSVGYSIGKDRQGELDFQRILAVVDPNNTGYVSFDSFLDFMTRESTDTDTAEQVIDSFRILAGDKPYITAEELRRELPPDQAEYCVVRMPPYRGPGAPPGALDYMAFSTALYGETDL, from the exons ACCTTCACAGCATGGTGCAACAGCCACCTGCGCAAGGCCGGCACCGGCATCGAGAACATCGACGACGACTTCCGCAACGGTCTCAAGCTGATGCTGCTGCTCGAGGTCATCTCCGGGGAGACGCTGCCCAAGCCCGACCGCGGCAAGATGCGCTTCCACAAGATCGCCAACGTCAACAAGGCTCTCGACTTCATCGCCTCTAAAG GCGTGAAGCTGGTGTCCATTGGTGCCGAAGAAATCGTCGACGGTAACCTGAAGATGACCCTCGGTATGATCTGGACCATCATCCTGAGGTTCGCCATCCAGGACATCTCGGTTGAGGAAATGACCGCTAAG GAAGGTCTCCTCCTCTGGTGCCAGCGCAAGACCGCGCCCTACAAGAACGTGAACGTGCAGAACTTCCACCTGTCGTTCAAGGACGGACTCGCGTTCTGCGCGCTGATCCACCGCCACCGGCCCGACCTCATCGACTACAGCAAGCTCTCCAAGGACAACCCTCTGGAGAACCTCAACACCGCCTTCGATGTCGCCGAGAAGTACCTCGACATCCCCCGCATGTTGGACCCCGACG ACCTTATAAACACGCCAAAGCCGGACGAGCGCGCCATAATGACCTATGTGTCGTGTTACTACCACGCATTCCAAGGCGCGCAGCAG GCTGAGACGGCCGCGAACCGTATCTGCAAAGTTCTCAAAGTCAACCAGGAGAACGAACGACTCATGGAGGAATACGAACGTCTTGCCAGCGAT cTTTTGGAATGGATCCGGCGCACAATGCCGTGGCTGAACAGCCGTCAGACCGACAACTCGCTTGCCGGATGCCAGAAGAAGCTGGAAGATTACCGTACTTACAG GCGTAAACACAAGCCACCACGTGTTGAGCAGAAAGCCAAGTTGGAGACCAACTTCAACACCCTGCAAACCAAGTTGCGCCTGAGCAACCGCCCCGCTTACATGCCAACTGAGGGCAAGATGGTTTCT GACATCGCCGGATCATGGAAGGGTCTGGAAATCGCCGAAAAGGCATTCGAGGAATGGCTACTCAGCGAGATGATGCGCCTTGAGCGTCTCGAGTACTTGGCCCAGAAGTTCAAGCACAAAGCCGACATCCACGAGGACTGGACCAGAG GCAAGGAGGAGATGCTGCAATCGCAGGACTTCCGCCAGTGCAAGCTGAACGACATCAAGGCGCTGAAGAAGAAGCACGAGGCGTTCGAGTCGGACCTGGCCGCACACCAGGACCGCGTCGAGCAGATCGCCGCCATTGCTCAGGAACTCAA CACCCTGGAATACCACGAGGTGGCGAGCGTGAACGCGCGCTGCCAGCGCATCTGCTCCCAATGGGACCGCCTGGGAGCGCTCACTCAGCGCCGGCGCCAGGCGTTGGACGACGCCGAGCGAGTGCTCGAGCAGATCGACCTGCTGCATCTGGAGTTCGCCAAGCGCGCTGCGCCTTTCAACAACTG GTTGGATGGAACCCGCGAGGACTTGGTGGACATGTTCATCGTCCACACCATCGAAGAGATCTCCGGGCTCATGGACGCCCACGCTCGCTTCAAGGCCACCCTCGGAGAAGCTGACAAGGAATACCAG GCGATCGTCAACTTGGTACACCAGGTAGAATCCATCGTCAAGCAGCACCAGATCCCTGGTGGTTTGGAGAACCCCTACACCACCCTCACTGCTCAC GAGCTGAACCGCAAATGGTCGGACGTGAGACAGCTGGTGCCGCAGCGCGACGGCACGCTGGCCGCCGAGCTCCGCAAACAGCAGAACAACGAGAACTTGCGGAGACAGTTCGCCGAGAAGGCCAACGCCGTTGGGCCCTGGATCGAGAGGCAGATGGACGCCGTCACCGCTATTGGCATGGGACTGCAG GGTTCCTTGGAGGACCAGCTGCAGCGGCTGAAGGAGTACGAGGCGGGCGTGTACGCGTACAAGCCGCACATCGAGGAGCTCGAGCGCATCCACCAGGCCGTGCAGGAGGGCATGATCTTCGAGAACAG GTACTCACAATACACAATGGAGACGCTCCGCGTCGGCTGGGAGCAGCTGCTGACGTCCATCAACCGCACCATCAACGAGGTGGAGAACCAGATCCTGACCAGAGACTCGAAGGGCATCACGCAGGAACAGCTGACCGAGTTCCGCTCGTCGTTCAACCACTTCGACAAGAACCGCACCG GCCGTCTGGCTCCCGAGGAACTCAAATCGTGCTTAGTCTCAGTCGGCTACAGCATCGGCAAGGACAGGCAAGGAGAGCTCGACTTCCAGCGCATCCTAGCCGTCGTCGACCCCAACAACACTG GCTACGTGTCATTCGACTCATTCTTGGACTTCATGACGAGGGAATCCACCGACACAGACACCGCTGAACAGGTCATCGACAGCTTCAGGATCTTAGCTGGAGACAAG CCCTACATCACGGCGGAGGAGCTCCGTCGCGAGCTGCCCCCGGACCAGGCGGAGTACTGCGTGGTGCGCATGCCGCCGTACCGCGGGCCTGGGGCGCCGCCCGGCGCGCTCGACTACATGGCCTTCTCTACCGCGCTGTATGGGGAGACCGACCTTTAG
- the LOC105398700 gene encoding probable 4-coumarate--CoA ligase 1 isoform X2 — MFMPVATAVGKALKDYKGTIWVGGEDDKNEGVFGLKSLLVADHQADFPDVSADDVCLIPYSSGTTGMPKGVMLTHKNLVSNLKQMMMPKMMKYEGAPGKGDVVLTVPPFFHIYGFNGILNYNLTLGYHVVTMPRFTAEDYIKCLVEYKPTTLFVVPALLAFLATHPTVKKEHLLSVETIMVGAAPTTDSMLEKFLLKCEKTKDEIRLLQGYGMTESSPVTLMTPYVYPYNKVGSVGQLVPSTSARVLSLTTREMLGPHKSGELLLKGPQIMKGYWNNEKATKETVDEDGWLHTGDVAYYDDEHYFYIVDRTKELIKVKGNQVSPTEIESIIMEKPEVADVAVVGVPHPLAGEVPKAFVVLKPNHKLTEKDITDLVEQKLAKYKHLEGGVVFLETIPRNAAGKILRNELKVLGSSGKRK; from the exons ATGTTCATGCCGGTGGCCACCGCCGTCGGGAAGGCGCTCAAGGACTACAAGGGCACCATCTGGGTGGGCGGCGAGGATGATAAGAATGAAG GAGTATTCGGCCTGAAGTCCCTGCTGGTGGCGGACCACCAGGCTGACTTCCCTGACGTGAGTGCCGACGACGTCTGCCTGATCCCCTACTCCAGCGGGACCACTGGCATGCCCAAGGGGGTGATGTTGACGCACAAGAACCTGGTGTCGAATCTGAAGCAGATGATGATGCCCAAGATGATGAAATATGAGGGCGCTCCCG gCAAAGGAGATGTGGTACTGACAGTACCACCGTTCTTCCACATATACGGTTTCAACGGAATCCTGAACTACAACCTCACTTTAGGATATCATGTCGTCACTATGCCAAG GTTCACGGCAGAAGACTACATAAAGTGCCTAGTTGAGTACAAACCGACCACCCTCTTCGTGGTACCAGCTCTACTAGCCTTCCTCGCCACCCATCCGACTGTGAAGAAAGAACACTTGCTGTCTGTGGAGACAATCATGGTGGGAGCTGCCCCGACCACGGATAGTATGCTCGAGAAGTTCTTGCTTAAGTGTGAGAAGACTAAGGACGAGATTCGACTGTTGCAAG GCTACGGCATGACAGAAAGCTCGCCCGTCACCCTGATGACTCCCTACGTATACCCTTACAACAAGGTGGGGTCGGTGGGCCAGCTGGTGCCGAGCACGTCCGCGCGCGTGCTCTCGCTCACCACGAGGGAGATGCTGGGGCCGCACAAGAGCGGGGAGCTGCTGCTGAAGGGACCGCAG ATAATGAAAGGCTACTGGAACAACGAGAAGGCTACCAAGGAGACGGTGGACGAGGACGGCTGGCTGCACACCGGCGACGTGGCGTATTACGACGACGAACACTACTTCTACATCGTGGACCGGACTAAGGAACTCATCAAGGTCAAGGGGAACCAG GTATCGCCAACGGAAATCGAGAGCATTATCATGGAGAAGCCAGAAGTGGCCGACGTGGCGGTGGTGGGCGTCCCGCACCCGCTGGCCGGGGAGGTGCCCAAGGCATTCGTCGTCTTGAAGCCGAACCACAAACTCACCGAGAAAGATATCACGGACCTAGTGGAACAGAAGCTAGCCAAGTACAAACACCTCGAAGGTGGTGTTGTATTCCTAGAAACTATCCCTAGAAATGCTGCTGGAAAGATCCTCAGGAATGAACTCAAAGTCTTAGGATCTTCTGGCAAGCGCAAGTAA
- the LOC105397192 gene encoding serine/threonine-protein phosphatase 4 regulatory subunit 2 — translation MENAEEILHFLEEFSKRKPKSIPQELNEYLAYVARTGDPVYQWSLVKSLFKEKLLNVITDFYETTPGLDIPPYPNVDPFNYDIMKNMLLERLDAFTAAPFTVQRICELLTYPRKQYNRIDKFMRAVEKNILVVSTREPGHLRHAELENGDPLEPLVNGSDNNSEYNVDVEMEDMSWKENAEQKQNAEPQPSSSDAHISVDDIEARLQAKEEMPMESVQEKPAAQYESVTPPELNVANEQVDKAAGDAPSLVNKPVTEEKADITEPPSIPTASEEPKMEIESSETPTDVATAETTAPLVIPEITVDDAEMTEQKLIKQASVESIETKPEQEIIAPTPVAIPPEVKEPVIEPQQPQTLDDSSSDSNKDEIIEPKLISEVCTSSEESSSSSDITDGSSNSPKNDSESSMPAQEDSNQSEIITDEPPKVEKVEVKEATPEPEKPCDEEIKSEPPQVIQSEDYSISDVKSEIPQVTETEPAVVAELPPKSPEIVPEVDMKEDVPVETQTKEEVPEEPKPEVVAEAEPEKVES, via the coding sequence ATGGAAAACGCTGAAGAGATCCTGCATTTCCTAGAAGAATTTTCAAAGCGTAAGCCCAAGTCTATACCGCAGGAACTCAATGAATACTTAGCGTACGTAGCACGAACCGGTGATCCAGTCTACCAATGGTCGCTTGTGAAGAGTTTATTCAAGGAAAAGCTTCTCAATGTTATAACCGACTTCTACGAAACCACTCCAGGTTTAGACATACCACCTTATCCAAACGTAGATCCATTCAATTACgacataatgaaaaatatgctTCTTGAAAGACTTGACGCCTTCACTGCAGCTCCATTTACTGTACAGCGAATTTGTGAGTTGCTGACATATCCCCGTAAGCAGTACAATAGAATAGACAAGTTCATGCGTGCGGTAGAGAAGAACATCCTAGTTGTGAGCACCCGGGAGCCAGGACACTTGCGTCATGCCGAGCTCGAGAATGGAGACCCCCTAGAGCCACTTGTGAACGGTTCTGATAATAATTCCGAATACAATGTCGATGTAGAGATGGAAGACATGTCTTGGAAAGAAAATGCTGAACAGAAGCAAAATGCTGAGCCACAGCCCAGCTCATCTGATGCACACATTTCAGTAGATGATATTGAAGCGAGACTTCAAGCCAAAGAAGAAATGCCGATGGAAAGTGTACAAGAAAAGCCTGCTGCACAATATGAATCAGTTACTCCTCCTGAGCTCAATGTTGCCAATGAACAAGTTGACAAAGCTGCTGGTGATGCTCCAAGTCTCGTGAATAAACCTGTAACTGAGGAGAAAGCTGACATTACAGAGCCCCCAAGCATACCAACTGCTTCAGAAGAGCCAAAAATGGAAATAGAAAGCTCTGAAACTCCAACTGACGTTGCCACAGCTGAAACTACAGCCCCTCTTGTAATCCCTGAAATTACTGTTGATGATGCTGAAATGACAGAACAGAAGCTCATAAAGCAGGCTTCAGTAGAATCAATAGAAACTAAACCAGAACAGGAAATCATAGCGCCCACACCAGTGGCCATACCTCCTGAAGTGAAAGAGCCAGTTATTGAACCTCAGCAGCCTCAAACACTTGATGATAGCAGCTCAGACTCTAACAAGGATGAAATAATTGAGCCCAAACTAATATCTGAAGTGTGCACCTCCAGTGAGGAAAGCTCTTCGTCCAGTGATATTACTGATGGAAGCAGTAATTCACCTAAAAATGACAGTGAGAGTAGTATGCCTGCACAAGAAGACTCAAATCAATCTGAAATTATAACTGATGAGCCACCAAAAGTAGAGAAAGTGGAAGTTAAAGAAGCTACTCCAGAACCAGAAAAGCCTTGTGACGAAGAAATCAAAAGTGAACCACCACAAGTTATTCAATCTGAAGATTATTCAATATCAGATGTCAAATCAGAGATACCTCAGGTAACAGAAACAGAACCTGCTGTTGTGGCTGAACTGCCCCCAAAATCTCCTGAAATAGTCCCTGAGGTTGACATGAAGGAGGATGTGCCAGTAGAAACACAAACAAAGGAAGAAGTACCAGAAGAGCCAAAACCAGAAGTAGTAGCAGAAGCTGAACCAGAAAAGGTTGAATCTTAA
- the LOC105397191 gene encoding uncharacterized monothiol glutaredoxin ycf64-like, with product MNTLLRRNLFSVYNNTLRLSARTFAAEANVNEKIDKLVKNNKVVVFMKGVPDAPRCGFSNAVVQIMRMHAVPYESHDVLSDEAIRQGIKDYSNWPTIPQVFINGEFVGGCDIMLQMHQSGELVEELKKVGIKSALLTAEENKQQ from the exons ATGAACACCCTACTTCGGAGGAATCTTTTCTCAGTCTACAACAACACTTTGAGGCTATCCGCTCGTACCTTCGCTGCAGAAGCTAATGTGAACGAGAAGATTGATAAATTAGTAAAGAACAACAAAGTCGTAGTGTTCATGAAAGGTGTCCCGGACGCGCCGCGATGTGGGTTCAGTAACGCGGTCGTGCAGATCATGAGGATGCACGCAGTTCCTTACGAGAGCCACGACGTCCTCTCTGACGAGGCCATTCGGCAAG GAATCAAGGACTACTCGAATTGGCCGACAATACCGCAGGTGTTCATAAACGGTGAGTTCGTCGGAGGCTGCGACATCATGCTGCAGATGCACCAGTCCGGGGAGCTGGTGGAGGAACTCAAGAAGGTCGGCATCAAAAGCGCGCTCCTCACCGCCGAAGAGAACAAACAACAGTAA